In Vitis vinifera cultivar Pinot Noir 40024 chromosome 11, ASM3070453v1, a genomic segment contains:
- the LOC100258760 gene encoding spermidine hydroxycinnamoyl transferase yields MGKVVATYTVRPARETPGGCRCVSDSDQVRALTHAPTFYFYPPVNVSLESATEILRHSLSEALVIFYPLAGRLHWIGGGRLELDCNALGALLIAVESEGKIDDYGDFRPTPEIRALIPSVDYDKPIDELPLLLVQLTKFSCGSMSLGLGISHTIADGLSALHFISEWAKIARGEQANSPPFLDRSVLLAPEHLTAPVFDHPEFGPQPLLIGKQDNMEERKRETTTLMLKLSKDQVEKLKDKANKDRSPSDNKRPYTRYEAIAGHIWRSACKARQHESQQPTLLSIIVDARNRMEPPLPPRYFGNGTFRVTAETTSGELVSNSLGFASGKARQAIEKATHEYLQSSLVYVKCQEDVTNFRNFHTVGCAKGAFYGNPNLEITSWARLPIYGADFGWGQEIYMGPGGIGYDGKVFVFPGQGQDGSFVVALRLQVRHVDAFQKFFYEDI; encoded by the coding sequence atggggaaAGTGGTGGCTACTTACACAGTGAGACCAGCCAGGGAGACACCAGGAGGCTGCAGGTGTGTATCAGACAGTGATCAAGTTAGAGCTCTCACTCACGCACCCACCTTCTACTTTTACCCACCTGTGAATGTGTCCCTTGAATCGGCCACCGAGATTCTGAGGCACTCTCTGAGTGAGGCTTTGGTGATTTTCTATCCACTAGCGGGACGATTGCACTGGATTGGTGGAGGCCGCCTTGAGCTCGACTGCAATGCCTTGGGGGCTCTACTCATTGCAGTCGAGTCCGAAGGCAAAATCGATGACTATGGAGACTTCCGACCAACCCCAGAGATCCGAGCTCTCATCCCTTCAGTGGATTACGACAAGCCAATCGATGAACTACCATTGCTGTTGGTGCAACTCACCAAGTTTAGCTGTGGTAGCATGAGTCTGGGCTTGGGAATATCGCATACCATCGCTGATGGCCTTAGTGCATTACACTTCATTTCAGAGTGGGCTAAAATCGCCCGTGGCGAGCAAGCCAACAGCCCACCATTTCTGGATCGATCAGTTTTACTAGCCCCGGAGCATTTGACCGCACCAGTGTTTGATCATCCAGAGTTTGGTCCTCAACCCCTCTTGATTGGGAAGCAAGATAACATGGAAGAGCGGAAGAGAGAAACCACTACACTCatgttaaaattaagcaaagaTCAAGTCGAGAAACTGAAGGACAAAGCCAACAAAGATCGGAGTCCTTCCGACAACAAGCGCCCCTACACCAGGTATGAGGCTATTGCTGGACACATCTGGAGGAGTGCGTGCAAGGCACGTCAGCATGAAAGCCAGCAGCCAACACTATTGTCTATCATCGTTGATGCTCGCAATCGCATGGAGCCACCATTGCCCCCCAGGTATTTCGGAAATGGTACATTTCGGGTAACTGCTGAAACCACATCAGGGGAGCTAGTCTCCAATTCTTTAGGTTTTGCTTCAGGTAAAGCGCGACAGGCAATAGAGAAGGCAACGCATGAATATTTACAATCATCTCTTGTGTATGTGAAATGTCAGGAGGATGTGACCAATTTCAGGAATTTCCACACCGTTGGGTGCGCCAAAGGGGCTTTCTATGGGAACCCTAATCTTGAGATCACTAGCTGGGCTAGACTTCCCATCTATGGGGCAGATTTCGGGTGGGGCCAGGAAATATACATGGGGCCTGGAGGAATTGGCTACGATGGTAAGGTTTTCGTATTTCCCGGCCAGGGTCAAGACGGATCATTCGTTGTTGCGTTGAGGCTGCAAGTACGCCACGTTGACGCTTTCCAGAAATTCTTCTACGAAGATATTTGA